Within Desulfurobacterium thermolithotrophum DSM 11699, the genomic segment CTTCAAAGGTAATTCCTTTGTGATATTCCATTCCTCTTTTTTCTGAAAGATCAAAAATAACTTTTTTCTCAAAACCATAACTTTTGAGAATTGCAAACATTTCCTTTAGTCTTTTAAGAGCAGCTCTAGACTTACTGTTTTCAAAAAGCTGATAAGCACTATCTAAAACCTCTTCTCTGCCGTAAAGCTCAAGGAGTTTTTCAATCTTTATTCTTGTATCTTTACTTATCTTTCTCTCTTCTAAGAAAATCTCAATTCCTGATAAATCTTTGTGACTAAGGAGCTTTAAAAACTCTTCTCTATCTGGGATCTTAAGTTCTTCAAGAGCTCCTTCTAAAAATTCGGAATTTCCGATATCTATTTGGAAAGAAGAAAGTCCCAACTTTTCAAGTATGTTAACAACAACAGACACTACCTCTGCATCAGCTTCAACTTCCGAAACACCTATTACTTCAAATCCGAACTGAAAAATTTCTCTATCTTTTCCAGCATCTCTAAAGATTTTTCCCTTATAGAAGAAGCGAAAAGGAGGGTCGTCGTCTTTAAAAGAAGAAGCCACTATTTTTGCTACTTGAGGAGTAAAGTCTGGCCTTATAGCCATTAGTTTTCCGGTAAACCTGTCAACGAGTTTAAACGAAAATTCCTCCAAATTTTCGTCAACTATTTTAAAAGTTGAAAGGTATTCAATCGTAGGAGGAGACAGAAGTCTATATCCCCACAATGAAAGAACTTCTTCCATTATTTTTAGGATTCTTTCCCTCTTTTCTGCTTCTTCTGGAAGAAATGTTTTAAATCCTTTTGGTATTTCTGTCGGTCTCATCCTTAAAATCCTAAGTGTTTTACTATTTCGTTTTTATCAGCTGGAAGTGTAACTGGTTTTACTCCCATAGATATTGCTGTATCTGGGTCTTTGAGTCCATGTCCGGTAAGTGTACAGACAATTACATCTCCTTTTTCAAACATATCTTTTTCTCTTACCGATTTTATAACTCCTGCGATTGAAGCAGCAGATGCTGGTTCGCAGAATATTCCTTCTGTTCTTGCAACGAGCCTGTAAGCTTCAAGTATTTCCTCGTCTGTGACCATATCTATAAATCCTTTAGATTCTTTGGCTGCGTTTACTGCTCCTTCCCAGCTTGCAGGATTTCCAATTCTAATTGCTGTTGCAATTGTTTCGGGATTTTTTACTGGATGACCTAAGACTATGGGAGCAGCTCCAGCAGCTTGCCATCCACACATCTTTGGTTTAGAGTCAATTTTTCCAACCTCAAAGTATTCTTTGTACCCCATCCAGTAAGCTGTGATGTTTCCAGCGTTTCCAACAGGGATAAAGTGGTAATCTGGAGCTCTTCCAAGCTGCTCGCAGATTTCAAATGCAGCCGTTTTCTGTCCCTGAAGTCTGTACGGATTTATTGAGTTAACAATTGTAATAGGGTATTCAGCTCCAATCTTCCTAACTATTTCAAGGGCCTCGTCAAAGTTTCCTTTTATCTGAACAACCTCGGCACCATACATTACAGCCTGAGAGAGTTTGCCAAGTGCAATTTTCCCTTCAGGAATAAGAACAACTGCTTTGAGTCCAGCTTTTGCAGCATAAGCTGCAGCA encodes:
- the hisZ gene encoding ATP phosphoribosyltransferase regulatory subunit, whose translation is MRPTEIPKGFKTFLPEEAEKRERILKIMEEVLSLWGYRLLSPPTIEYLSTFKIVDENLEEFSFKLVDRFTGKLMAIRPDFTPQVAKIVASSFKDDDPPFRFFYKGKIFRDAGKDREIFQFGFEVIGVSEVEADAEVVSVVVNILEKLGLSSFQIDIGNSEFLEGALEELKIPDREEFLKLLSHKDLSGIEIFLEERKISKDTRIKIEKLLELYGREEVLDSAYQLFENSKSRAALKRLKEMFAILKSYGFEKKVIFDLSEKRGMEYHKGITFEVFHPLYGFSLGSGGRYDGLMKKFGRNLPATGVALNVDALQELLEKKGLLKVEDSGDFYIIDLEKELHRAYELAKALRKLGYKVARDIVKRDLKSSLEIAFKKGFKNVIVLNRENDEHKCTLFLSNKKTYQYAYVPKAEEIVKAAALEKI
- the thrC gene encoding threonine synthase, yielding MKRWKGVIEEFREFLPVTDKTPVVTLLEGNTPLIEANNLAKEIKPGIKLYLKFEGLNPTGSFKDRGMTMAVSKAVEEGAKAVICASTGNTSASAAAYAAKAGLKAVVLIPEGKIALGKLSQAVMYGAEVVQIKGNFDEALEIVRKIGAEYPITIVNSINPYRLQGQKTAAFEICEQLGRAPDYHFIPVGNAGNITAYWMGYKEYFEVGKIDSKPKMCGWQAAGAAPIVLGHPVKNPETIATAIRIGNPASWEGAVNAAKESKGFIDMVTDEEILEAYRLVARTEGIFCEPASAASIAGVIKSVREKDMFEKGDVIVCTLTGHGLKDPDTAISMGVKPVTLPADKNEIVKHLGF